Proteins from a genomic interval of Mycobacterium conspicuum:
- a CDS encoding YbjQ family protein, with protein sequence MLVVTTNDIPGWEIQRVCGEVFGLTVRSRNAFAQFGAGFKSMFGGELQGMTKNLAESRNEAMARLLNEARNKGGNAIVAMRFDTTEIGDVWTEICAYGTAVQAVPVTDAARYTAAQLGYGATPQQPQQI encoded by the coding sequence GTGCTCGTCGTCACTACCAATGACATTCCCGGTTGGGAGATCCAGCGCGTGTGCGGCGAGGTGTTCGGGCTCACCGTCCGGTCCCGAAATGCCTTCGCCCAGTTCGGCGCCGGCTTCAAGTCGATGTTCGGTGGCGAGTTGCAGGGCATGACCAAAAACCTCGCCGAGAGCCGCAACGAGGCGATGGCGCGGCTGCTCAACGAGGCGCGCAACAAGGGCGGCAACGCGATCGTGGCGATGCGGTTCGACACGACCGAAATCGGTGACGTGTGGACCGAGATCTGCGCCTACGGCACCGCGGTGCAGGCGGTGCCGGTCACCGATGCCGCGCGCTACACCGCCGCGCAATTGGGTTATGGCGCAACCCCGCAGCAGCCGCAACAGATCTGA
- a CDS encoding TM2 domain-containing protein encodes MVTPNQPGNPSDEPPWAGQPPGYGANPYPGPPGYPQQYPYPASQPYPYAGYPSSNYGADPQAPFGRDPATGVPLSDKSAVTAGLLQLFLGVFGIGRFYIDSTQIAVLQLCLGLFGLVTTIFCFFGLPILLGVGIWALVDAIMMFTGGVKDNYGRKLR; translated from the coding sequence ATGGTGACACCGAACCAACCGGGAAATCCGTCCGACGAGCCACCCTGGGCTGGCCAGCCGCCGGGCTACGGAGCAAATCCCTACCCGGGACCGCCCGGGTATCCGCAGCAGTATCCCTACCCTGCTAGCCAGCCGTATCCGTACGCGGGCTATCCGTCGTCAAACTACGGAGCCGACCCGCAGGCGCCATTCGGTCGCGACCCGGCCACGGGGGTCCCTCTGTCGGATAAGTCCGCTGTGACCGCCGGCCTGCTGCAACTCTTCCTCGGCGTGTTCGGCATCGGCCGCTTCTATATCGATTCGACCCAGATCGCCGTCCTGCAACTGTGCCTGGGGCTGTTCGGACTCGTCACCACCATCTTCTGTTTCTTCGGGCTTCCGATCCTGCTGGGCGTCGGCATCTGGGCGCTCGTGGATGCGATCATGATGTTCACCGGAGGCGTCAAAGACAACTACGGCCGAAAGCTGCGATAG
- a CDS encoding glycoside hydrolase 5 family protein, whose amino-acid sequence MYRRTVLKLPLLLAAGTALTQGPRVSAEPPRSSGEATRWSPDRANRWYQAHGWLVGANFITSSAINQLEMFQPNTFDPRRIDTELGWARSAGLNSVRVFLHDLLWAQDARGFQLRLAQFVSMAARHGIKPLFVFFDSCWDPLPKLGPQRAPRPGVHNSGWVQSPGAERLGDPTYSRLLREYVTGVLTQFRDDDRVLAWDLWNEPDNPARVYQRVERKDKLQLVADLLPQVFQWARAVDPSQPLTSGVWQGKWANPQARSTIADIQLGNADVITFHSYAEPAAFESRISELAPLGRPIICTEYMARPQGSTIESILPVAKRHSVGAFNWGFVAGKTQTYFPWDSWDHPYPAPPKVWFHDLVLPDGRPYRDSEIQMVRSLTGGAIG is encoded by the coding sequence GTGTACCGCCGTACGGTCCTGAAGCTGCCGCTGCTGCTGGCGGCGGGTACCGCTTTGACTCAAGGACCTCGCGTTTCCGCGGAACCGCCACGTTCCTCGGGGGAAGCCACCCGGTGGTCACCCGACCGGGCCAACCGCTGGTATCAAGCCCACGGCTGGCTCGTCGGCGCGAACTTCATCACCTCAAGCGCCATCAATCAGCTCGAGATGTTTCAGCCCAACACCTTTGACCCTCGGCGCATCGATACCGAACTGGGCTGGGCCCGCTCAGCCGGCCTCAACAGCGTGCGGGTCTTCCTGCACGACCTACTTTGGGCACAGGATGCGCGGGGATTTCAGTTGCGGCTGGCGCAATTCGTCTCGATGGCTGCGCGCCACGGCATCAAACCGCTGTTTGTCTTCTTCGATTCATGCTGGGACCCGCTGCCCAAGCTGGGTCCGCAGCGCGCGCCACGACCCGGAGTCCACAACTCCGGTTGGGTGCAAAGCCCCGGTGCCGAACGCCTCGGCGACCCCACCTACAGCCGTCTGCTGCGTGAGTACGTCACGGGTGTGTTGACCCAATTCCGCGATGACGACCGTGTTTTGGCTTGGGATCTGTGGAATGAACCCGACAATCCCGCACGGGTGTACCAAAGGGTCGAACGGAAAGACAAACTGCAGCTCGTCGCTGACCTGCTCCCGCAAGTATTTCAGTGGGCGCGTGCGGTTGACCCGAGTCAACCGCTGACGAGTGGCGTGTGGCAGGGCAAGTGGGCAAATCCTCAGGCGCGCAGCACAATTGCCGACATTCAACTCGGCAATGCCGACGTGATCACCTTTCACTCCTATGCCGAACCCGCGGCGTTCGAGTCCCGGATCAGTGAGCTTGCGCCACTGGGGCGGCCGATCATTTGCACCGAGTACATGGCTCGTCCCCAGGGCAGCACCATTGAATCAATCCTGCCCGTCGCCAAGCGCCATAGCGTCGGCGCATTCAATTGGGGCTTCGTCGCCGGAAAAACCCAGACATATTTCCCGTGGGATTCGTGGGATCACCCGTATCCGGCCCCCCCGAAAGTGTGGTTTCACGACCTCGTGTTGCCCGACGGGCGGCCCTATCGAGACAGCGAAATTCAAATGGTCCGAAGCCTGACCGGCGGGGCCATCGGTTAA
- a CDS encoding phytanoyl-CoA dioxygenase family protein: MESDGGELDVLTETRTLPEVLAQEGIADLTGLWPVEQVESWNQRVDSLFAEIADQPRAVLGPDQLVDVGIFHEMFIEPARRLIASVHPSALLYHCHCYETAGGQTKSHINEQRLDGWHRDYDTLEGFAKNFPNFVSIFILMSPVGDDDGAFEFAPNSADRISAGGDVVQMVGPVGTAVIWNRCYYHRAAPNRGPRRRRILKISTQPAGLANELIGTDEFKSAYSKLDDPVLKALVDERRVGTSEPLSDASAPVEARLMPPTGRNGLSGPAVAMDRLHMAGRRLFSRPGSGS; encoded by the coding sequence ATGGAATCGGACGGTGGGGAATTGGACGTATTAACGGAGACTCGTACGCTCCCGGAAGTTCTCGCTCAAGAGGGCATCGCTGATCTCACCGGCCTTTGGCCCGTCGAGCAGGTCGAGTCGTGGAATCAGCGGGTGGATTCTCTGTTCGCGGAAATTGCGGATCAGCCTCGCGCGGTGCTTGGCCCAGATCAACTCGTTGACGTGGGAATTTTCCACGAAATGTTCATCGAGCCGGCGCGCCGACTCATCGCCAGCGTTCATCCTTCGGCGTTGCTATACCACTGCCATTGCTACGAAACCGCGGGCGGGCAAACAAAGTCGCATATCAATGAACAACGACTCGACGGTTGGCACCGGGACTACGACACACTCGAAGGCTTCGCGAAGAATTTTCCAAATTTTGTCAGCATCTTCATTCTCATGTCGCCGGTCGGCGACGACGATGGCGCCTTCGAATTTGCACCGAATTCGGCTGACCGGATAAGCGCCGGCGGGGACGTCGTTCAGATGGTGGGGCCGGTCGGTACAGCAGTAATTTGGAACCGTTGCTACTACCATCGCGCCGCGCCGAATCGTGGCCCGCGGCGTCGCCGGATTCTGAAGATCTCCACCCAGCCCGCGGGGTTGGCGAACGAGCTGATCGGCACCGACGAGTTCAAGTCGGCCTACTCGAAACTGGATGATCCGGTGCTCAAGGCGCTCGTGGACGAGCGGCGGGTGGGAACATCGGAGCCGCTTTCGGATGCCAGTGCCCCCGTCGAGGCGCGGCTGATGCCGCCGACGGGCAGAAACGGGCTTTCCGGCCCGGCCGTGGCCATGGACCGCCTGCATATGGCTGGGCGGAGACTGTTCAGCCGACCGGGGTCAGGTTCGTAA
- a CDS encoding Gfo/Idh/MocA family protein, whose amino-acid sequence MGSTNPARRVLIIGSGYRVKNSFLPALKLLDSDVEVVGVHSRNIANARAAGEPFGVDAVENLSSLRPGDVDAVLVSVTPTSNLAVLRATAHLAPGAALVMDTPAAVRWGDLRQLALYRRWRTVRVAEDFMNLPQFRLIGKVIESGAIGDVVRIRLESMGYRYHALALLRSWLGFPLVRSSHCRWSRKGAVDIVYRFPGGVTGEVIEPFTGADGPFEVVGTRASITGHSMGHADSGAGGGRLERIEDGAGLSGFRVVGLGTETTTTVPSLIPLRAMGLEDNSEFNLLRVDALRQIIVSLWSPDPLNSAYRLQDAMADGLVSVTSRALPWWPTPRAGNRNMVDLAESVLK is encoded by the coding sequence GTGGGTTCAACCAATCCCGCACGGCGAGTCTTGATCATCGGTTCGGGATACCGAGTCAAAAACTCGTTTTTACCCGCGCTGAAGCTATTGGATTCCGATGTCGAGGTCGTGGGGGTGCATTCGCGCAACATCGCGAACGCGCGTGCCGCGGGAGAACCTTTTGGGGTCGATGCCGTAGAGAACCTCAGCTCGTTGCGGCCGGGCGACGTCGACGCGGTGCTGGTGTCCGTCACGCCCACCAGCAATCTGGCGGTGCTGCGCGCCACGGCGCATCTCGCCCCGGGCGCCGCCCTGGTCATGGACACACCGGCCGCCGTTCGGTGGGGGGATCTGCGACAGCTCGCCCTGTATCGACGGTGGCGCACGGTCCGGGTGGCCGAGGATTTCATGAACCTGCCGCAATTCCGGTTGATCGGGAAGGTCATCGAGTCGGGGGCCATTGGCGACGTCGTGCGCATTCGCCTGGAAAGCATGGGTTACCGGTACCACGCCTTGGCGTTGCTCAGGTCTTGGCTCGGCTTTCCCCTCGTCCGTAGCTCGCACTGCCGGTGGTCGCGCAAGGGCGCGGTCGACATCGTCTACCGCTTTCCCGGTGGCGTGACGGGCGAAGTCATCGAGCCGTTCACCGGAGCCGACGGGCCGTTCGAAGTCGTCGGGACCCGGGCGTCGATCACCGGGCACTCGATGGGGCACGCGGATTCCGGCGCAGGCGGCGGTCGCCTGGAGCGGATCGAAGACGGCGCGGGACTGTCCGGCTTCCGGGTGGTCGGGCTGGGTACCGAAACCACGACGACCGTGCCATCCCTGATTCCGCTGCGCGCCATGGGACTCGAAGACAACAGCGAATTCAACCTGCTCCGGGTCGATGCCCTGCGGCAGATCATCGTGTCGCTGTGGTCCCCCGATCCGCTTAATTCGGCGTATCGGCTACAAGACGCCATGGCCGACGGCCTGGTCAGTGTCACGTCCCGCGCGCTGCCGTGGTGGCCGACGCCGCGGGCTGGCAACCGTAACATGGTCGATCTCGCCGAATCCGTTCTGAAGTAA
- the istB gene encoding IS21-like element helper ATPase IstB: MTPTGRTPKTTTTTPTEESPTAAASRYQQLRSHLAELKLASAAEALPAVLDQATAEGLSLTVALERLLAVEVQASTARRLAGRLRFACLPTPATLADFDVDAAAGIDRKLIDELGTCRYLESATNILLIGPPGTGKTHLSVGLARAAAHAGYRTYFTTAADLAARCHRAAIEGRWATTMRFYAGPTLLVIDELGYLPLPAEAASALFQVVSQRYLKTSIVITTNRGVGAWGEILGDTTVAAAMLDRLLHRSVVINLDGESYRLRDHHAAAETLRRTTTGTRQQLH; the protein is encoded by the coding sequence ATGACCCCCACCGGCCGCACCCCGAAGACCACCACCACGACGCCCACCGAGGAGTCTCCGACGGCAGCAGCGTCGCGGTATCAGCAGCTGCGCTCGCACTTGGCCGAACTCAAACTGGCCTCCGCCGCCGAAGCCCTACCCGCGGTCCTCGACCAAGCTACTGCCGAAGGCCTCTCGCTCACCGTCGCCCTGGAGCGACTGCTGGCCGTGGAAGTCCAGGCCAGCACCGCCCGCCGACTGGCCGGGCGGCTGCGGTTCGCCTGCCTGCCCACCCCGGCTACCCTGGCCGACTTCGACGTGGATGCCGCCGCTGGGATCGACCGCAAGCTAATCGATGAGCTGGGTACCTGCCGTTATCTCGAATCAGCGACCAACATCCTGCTGATCGGCCCACCCGGCACCGGAAAAACTCACCTCAGCGTCGGATTGGCAAGGGCCGCAGCCCATGCCGGCTACCGCACCTATTTCACCACCGCAGCTGATCTGGCCGCACGGTGTCACCGCGCCGCGATCGAGGGCCGCTGGGCCACCACCATGCGGTTCTACGCAGGCCCGACTCTACTGGTGATCGATGAACTGGGGTACCTGCCGCTGCCCGCCGAGGCCGCCTCGGCGTTGTTTCAGGTTGTCTCCCAACGGTATTTAAAGACCAGCATCGTGATCACCACCAACCGCGGGGTGGGCGCGTGGGGTGAGATCCTCGGCGACACCACAGTCGCGGCCGCCATGCTTGACCGCCTACTACACCGCTCCGTGGTCATCAACCTCGACGGCGAGTCCTACCGCCTGCGCGACCACCACGCCGCCGCCGAAACCCTACGCCGAACCACCACCGGCACCCGCCAACAACTACACTGA
- a CDS encoding DNA-processing protein DprA — MTEEVLERGSALTVWQEYNPEQLIPLPTATAALEEAEADLEKWEHDGLHFMSVLDNDFPRRLLDIVETPPFLFSQGRVDQDDPGMSVVGSRKASERGLDMASKIARFLVKQGLTVISGLAAGIDTAAHTAALSEGGRTVAFIGTGCNLSYPAKNRQLQAAIADFGLVLSQFWPDAPPQKHSFPMRNALMSGYGMATIVVEAGETSGARTQARMAVEHGRPVILTDMVVERNEWAQKLVQLPGVHVVAGLRELGPIVEEIRSEPQRTEQALRQLSFR; from the coding sequence TTGACCGAGGAAGTTCTGGAGCGCGGCAGCGCCCTCACCGTCTGGCAGGAGTACAACCCTGAGCAGCTCATCCCGTTGCCGACCGCGACAGCCGCACTGGAGGAAGCAGAGGCGGATCTCGAGAAGTGGGAACATGATGGCCTGCACTTTATGAGCGTGCTGGACAACGACTTTCCGCGGCGACTGCTCGACATCGTTGAGACGCCGCCGTTTCTATTTTCTCAGGGGCGAGTCGATCAAGATGATCCTGGCATGTCGGTTGTTGGCTCACGCAAAGCCTCGGAGCGCGGCCTTGATATGGCCTCAAAGATTGCTCGATTCCTTGTTAAACAGGGGCTGACGGTCATCTCTGGTCTGGCCGCAGGCATTGATACCGCCGCGCACACCGCAGCGCTGAGCGAGGGGGGCCGGACGGTGGCGTTTATTGGCACCGGGTGCAATCTCTCGTATCCTGCGAAAAATCGCCAGTTGCAAGCGGCCATCGCCGACTTCGGATTGGTGCTGTCGCAGTTTTGGCCAGACGCACCACCACAGAAGCACAGCTTCCCAATGCGCAACGCTCTAATGTCGGGCTATGGCATGGCCACCATTGTCGTGGAAGCCGGCGAAACCAGCGGTGCACGTACACAAGCGCGCATGGCGGTCGAGCACGGTCGGCCTGTGATCCTGACGGATATGGTTGTGGAACGCAATGAGTGGGCCCAGAAATTGGTGCAGCTTCCTGGAGTCCACGTGGTTGCCGGCTTGCGAGAGCTGGGACCGATAGTGGAGGAGATTCGATCCGAGCCGCAGCGCACAGAGCAGGCGTTGAGGCAGCTCTCGTTCCGGTGA
- a CDS encoding nucleoside deaminase: protein MTDEDLIRAALAVAATAGLRDVPIGAVVIGADGTELARAVNAREALGDPTAHAEILAMRAAARVLGDGWRLQGTTLAVTVEPCTMCAGALVLARVERLVFGAWEPKTGAVGSLWDVVRDRRLNHRPEVRGGVLAAECAAPLEAFFARQRLG, encoded by the coding sequence GTGACCGACGAAGATTTGATCCGCGCTGCGCTTGCGGTTGCCGCGACGGCCGGTCTGCGCGACGTTCCCATCGGCGCGGTGGTCATCGGGGCCGACGGCACCGAACTTGCCCGCGCGGTCAATGCCCGTGAGGCCCTTGGTGATCCGACCGCGCACGCGGAAATCCTGGCGATGCGGGCGGCGGCCCGGGTGCTCGGCGACGGCTGGCGGCTGCAAGGGACCACGCTGGCCGTCACCGTCGAACCGTGCACCATGTGCGCGGGCGCGCTGGTGCTGGCACGCGTTGAGCGGCTGGTGTTCGGCGCGTGGGAACCCAAGACCGGAGCGGTCGGTTCGCTGTGGGACGTGGTTCGCGACCGGCGGCTCAACCATCGCCCCGAGGTGCGCGGGGGAGTGCTCGCTGCGGAGTGCGCCGCGCCGCTGGAGGCGTTCTTCGCGCGTCAACGATTGGGATGA
- a CDS encoding tRNA adenosine deaminase-associated protein: MGAQRAPAKGRAADVPDGFGVAVVREEGKWRCSEMTAKSLTSLSAAETELRELRSAGAVFGLLDVDDEFFVIVRPAPSGTRLLLSDATAALDYDIAAEVLDNLDADIDPEDLEDADPFEEGDLGLLSDVGLSEAVLGVILDETDLYADEQLGRIAREMGFAEQLSAVIDRLGR, translated from the coding sequence ATGGGAGCACAACGGGCCCCAGCGAAAGGCCGCGCGGCGGACGTGCCGGACGGCTTTGGCGTTGCGGTCGTGCGCGAAGAGGGCAAATGGCGCTGTTCCGAGATGACCGCCAAGTCGCTGACAAGCCTGAGCGCCGCCGAGACGGAACTGCGTGAACTGCGCAGCGCGGGCGCCGTCTTCGGCCTGCTGGACGTCGACGACGAATTCTTCGTCATCGTGCGCCCGGCGCCCTCGGGGACCCGGCTGTTGCTCTCCGATGCCACCGCGGCGCTGGACTACGACATCGCCGCCGAAGTGCTGGACAACCTGGACGCCGACATCGATCCCGAGGATCTCGAGGACGCGGACCCGTTCGAGGAGGGCGATTTGGGGTTGCTGTCCGACGTCGGGCTGTCCGAAGCGGTGCTCGGGGTGATCCTCGACGAAACCGATTTGTACGCCGACGAGCAACTGGGCCGCATCGCGCGCGAGATGGGCTTCGCCGAACAGTTGTCGGCGGTGATCGACCGCCTCGGTCGGTGA
- a CDS encoding prephenate dehydrogenase yields the protein MCVLGLGLIGGSLMRAGAAVGREVFGYNRSVESAQGAVADGFDATTELGDTLARAADTGALIVLAVPMPAVPAMLARISELAPRCPLTDVTSVKSAVLEAVTAAGLRARFVGGHPMTGTENSGWAAGHAGLFTMAPWVVSVDDEVDPVVFAMVMTLALDCGAVVVPAKSDEHDAAAAAISHLPHLLAEALATSVSEVPLAFALAAGSFRDATRVAGSPPDLVRAMCEGNSDQLVPAVDRAIELLSRARDSLASHGSVAELVEAGHAARTRYDSFPRSDIFGVVIGAENWREELAAAGRAGGVIRSALPILDSPR from the coding sequence GTGTGCGTGCTCGGGCTCGGCCTCATCGGCGGCTCGCTGATGCGGGCGGGCGCGGCGGTCGGCCGTGAAGTGTTCGGCTACAACCGCTCGGTGGAAAGCGCGCAGGGCGCCGTCGCCGACGGCTTTGACGCGACGACCGAACTCGGCGACACGCTGGCGCGCGCCGCCGATACCGGCGCGTTGATTGTGCTGGCGGTCCCGATGCCGGCGGTGCCGGCGATGCTCGCCCGGATCAGCGAGCTGGCTCCCCGGTGTCCGCTGACCGACGTCACCAGCGTCAAAAGCGCGGTGCTCGAGGCGGTCACCGCCGCCGGTCTGCGCGCACGATTCGTCGGAGGCCACCCGATGACGGGCACCGAGAACTCGGGTTGGGCCGCCGGGCACGCCGGACTGTTCACCATGGCCCCATGGGTGGTCAGCGTCGACGACGAGGTGGACCCCGTGGTGTTCGCGATGGTCATGACGTTGGCCCTGGACTGCGGTGCCGTGGTGGTCCCGGCCAAATCCGACGAGCACGACGCGGCGGCTGCCGCCATCTCGCATCTGCCGCACCTGCTCGCCGAGGCGCTCGCCACCAGCGTGAGCGAGGTGCCGTTGGCCTTCGCGCTGGCCGCCGGGTCTTTCCGGGACGCCACCCGGGTTGCCGGCAGCCCGCCCGATCTGGTGCGCGCGATGTGTGAAGGCAACTCCGACCAACTGGTGCCCGCGGTCGACCGGGCCATCGAGCTGCTGAGCCGCGCCCGCGACTCGTTGGCGTCCCACGGCTCGGTGGCCGAGCTCGTCGAGGCGGGTCACGCCGCGCGAACGCGCTACGACAGCTTCCCGCGCTCCGATATCTTCGGCGTCGTGATCGGCGCGGAGAACTGGCGCGAAGAGCTGGCCGCTGCTGGCCGGGCCGGCGGGGTGATCAGATCCGCTCTGCCAATCCTGGATAGTCCACGATGA